Proteins encoded in a region of the Vicia villosa cultivar HV-30 ecotype Madison, WI linkage group LG5, Vvil1.0, whole genome shotgun sequence genome:
- the LOC131602519 gene encoding exocyst complex component EXO84C-like yields MESSEEEDDFPSIESIIPQSKVDSLYQSQTEKGIRKLCCELLDLKDAVENLCGNMHSKYLAFLRISEEAVEVKHELIDLQKHISAQGILVQDLMTGVCHELDKWNQSSKDVDEIPHEPEPLEPVSNEGNDQKTLFLENIDVLLAEHKFEEALEALDAEEKNYAELKVSGNNSSDEGSSYKSALMERKAVLEDQLIGIAEQPSVSFPELKKALDGLIKLGKGPVAHQLMLKFYGSHLQKKIEALLPSSSFCPETFPFTLSKIVFSVISLTIKESGMIFGDNPVYTNRIVQWAEWKIEYFVRLVKENAPSSETVSALRSASICIQASLKYCSILEPQGLKMSKLLLVLLRPSVEEVLESNFRRARKVVLDMEESAECLPLSPQFASSLSAVASSSSNVLVESGVRFMQVIEEILEQLTPMTILHFGGNVLNRIIQLFDKYMDTLIKSLPGPLDDDNLPELKEAVPFRAETDSEQLAILGIAFTILDELLPSAVLSTWILQNESKEPNNGLTETVGFNTNASVELKEWRKHLQHSFDKLRDHFCRQYVLSFIYSREGKTRLNANIYLSDNKEDLYLDSGPLPSLPFQALFAKLQQLATVAGDVLLGKEKIQKILLARLTETVVMWLSDEQEFWGVLEDSSAPLLPLGLHQLILDMHFTVEIARFAGYPSRHVHQIASAIIARAIRTFSARGINPQSALPADEWFVETAKSAINKLLLGASGSETSDIDEDHIIIHDEVVSDSDTVSSLSTMDSTESFASASMAELDSPSNLSDPDN; encoded by the exons GATATCTGAAGAAGCTGTGGAGGTCAAACATGAATTGATTGATCTGCAAAAACATATATCAGCTCAAGGTATTCTTGTACAGGATTTAATGACTGGTGTCTGCCATGAATTGGATAAGTGGAATCAGTCTAGCAAAGATGTTGATGAAATTCCTCATGAACCTGAACCCCTTGAGCCTGTATCCAATGAGGGAAATGACCAGAAAACTCTATTCTTGGAAAACATTGATGTACTTCTGGCTGAGCATAAGTTTGAAGAAGCATTAGAGGCATTAGATGCTGAAGAAAAAAATTATGCCGAGTTGAAAGTCTCAGGGAATAACTCTTCAGATGAAGGTTCCTCATATAAGTCTGCTCTCATGGAAAGAAAGGCAGTGCTTGAAGACCAGCTAATTGGAATTGCTGAGCAACCTTCTGTTAGTTTTCCTGAGCTTAAGAAGGCCTTAGATGGTTTGATAAAACTTGGAAAAGGTCCCGTTGCACATCAACTAATGCTAAAATTTTATGGGTCTCACCTCCAAAAAAAAATTGAGGCGTTGCTTCCTTCGAGCTCTTTCTGTCCTGAAACATTTCCTTTTACATTGTCTAAGATTGTTTTCTCTGTTATTTCATTGACAATAAAGGAATCTGGTATGATTTTTGGAGATAATCCTGTTTATACAAACAGAATTGTTCAGTGGGCTGAGTGGAAAATTGAATATTTTGTACGATTGGTGAAAGAGAATGCACCATCATCCGAGACAGTGTCTGCCTTACGATCTGCTAGCATCTGCATTCAGGCCAGTTTGAAGTACTGCTCAATTTTGGAGCCACAAGGATTAAAAATGTCTAAATTACTATTGGTGCTACTGCGTCCTTCTGTTGAAGAAGTTTTAGAGTCAAATTTTAGACGTGCTAGAAAAGTAGTTCTTGACATGGAAGAATCGGCTGAATGCTTACCACTGTCACCACAGTTTGCCTCTTCACTTTCCGCAGTTGCATCTTCATCCAGTAACGTGCTTGTTGAGAGTGGAGTGCGATTTATGCAAGTAATTGAA GAGATATTGGAACAGTTAACACCAATGACTATTTTACACTTTGGAGGAAATGTACTAAATAGAATCATACAACTATTTGATAAATACATGGACACTCTTATCAAATCACTACCGGGTCCTTTGGATGATGACAATCTTCCGGAGCTTAAAGAGGCTGTGCCTTTCAGAGCTGAGACAGACTCGGAACAACTTGCAATATTAGGAATAGCGTTTACTATTTTGGATGAACTATTACCAAGTGCTGTATTGTCGACATGGATACTACAAAATGAAAGCAAAGAACCAAATAATGGACTCACGGAGACTGTTGGTTTCAATACAAATGCTAGTGTAGAATTAAAGGAGTGGAGGAAACATCTTCAGCATTCTTTTGACAAGCTTCGAGATCACTTCTGTCGGCAGTATGTTTTGAGTTTCATCTATTCAAGAGAGGGAAAAACCCGATTGAATGCAAATATTTACTTGAGCGATAACAAAGAGGATCTTTACTTGGATTCTGGCCCACTGCCTTCACTTCCATTTCAG GCATTATTTGCAAAGCTGCAGCAATTAGCTACTGTGGCTGGAGATGTATTGCTTGGGAAGGAGAAAATACAGAAAATTTTGCTTGCAAGATTAACAGAGACTGTTGTCATGTGGTTATCTGATGAGCAAGAATTTTGGGGTGTCTTGGAGGATAGTTCAGCTCCTCTACTGCCTCTTGGTTTGCATCAG CTGATACTTGATATGCACTTTACGGTTGAAATCGCACGGTTTGCGGGATATCCATCTCGACATGTTCATCAGATAGCATCGGCTATTATTGCTCGTGCCATCCGGACCTTCTCCGCTAGGGGCATAAACCCACAAAG TGCACTTCCTGCGGATGAGTGGTTTGTCGAAACTGCAAAGTCGGCAATAAACAAACTCTTGCTCGGGGCATCAGGATCAGAGACATCTGATATTGATGAAGATCACATCATTATCCATGACGAGGTTGTCTCAGATTCAGATACCGTTTCTTCCCTGTCTACGATGGACTCTACTGAATCTTTTGCTTCTGCTAGCATGGCAGAACTTGACAGCCCCTCTAACTTGTCTGATCctgataattga
- the LOC131602523 gene encoding protein PHLOEM PROTEIN 2-LIKE A1-like: MGANLSELEQQQQQQPEQQPQTHHHSQSQPRQNLHQPNEPTNKEEFRSPSRSENLLLSPRKSTEPSRKVVQNGPVVKAKYETQSAASKPLIKELSFPHNYENILKDADSPVNKSSREKMFDQLNAGVFLHRKTKKYWVEKKSKANCFMLYARALSITWAENPLYWEWKQQKDASDGMTEVAELVSVCWLEVHGKFDTRKLSPGILYQVLFCVKLIDPAQGWELPVNVRLVLPGGKKQQYKMNLMEMLRGRWIEVPVGEFVASEKDGGEMEISMFEYEGGMWKQGLVIKGIAIKPKE; this comes from the exons ATGGGGGCTAATCTATCAGAATTAgagcaacaacaacagcaacaaccagaacaacagcCTCAAACACATCATCATTCACAGTCACAGCCACGACAAAATCTTCATCAACCAAATGAACCAACCAATAAGGAAGAATTCCGATCACCTTCCAGAAGCGAAAATTTGTTGCTGTCTCCTCGAAAAAGCACAGAACCCTCCAGAAAGGTGGTACAAAATGGCCCAGTTGTGAAAGCCAAATATGAGACTCAATCAGCAGCATCTAAACCTTTGATCAAAGAACTAAGTTTTCCACATAACTATGAGAATATATTGAAGGATGCAGACTCACCAGTTAATAAGTCATCCAGGGAGAAGATGTTTGATCAACTAAATGCTGGCGTGTTCTTACATCGTAAGACTAAG AAATATTGGGTTGAGAAGAAGTCCAAGGCCAACTGTTTTATGTTGTATGCAAGAGCACTATCAATCACTTGGGCAGAGAATCCACTTTACTGGGAATGGAAACAGCAAAAAGATGCAAG TGACGGGATGACTGAGGTGGCTGAACTGGTGAGTGTTTGCTGGCTAGAAGTGCATGGAAAATTCGACACTAGAAAGCTTTCACCTGGAATTCTATATCAAGTTTTGTTTTGTGTAAAGTTGATAGATCCAGCTCAGGGTTGGGAACTGCCGGTAAATGTGAGACTTGTTCTTCCAGGAGGAAAGAAGCAGCAATACAAGATGAATCTAATGGAGATGTTAAGAGGAAGGTGGATAGAGGTTCCAGTTGGTGAGTTTGTAGCATCTGAAAAAGATGGCGGTGAGATGGAGATATCTATGTTTGAATATGAAGGTGGTATGTGGAAGCAGGGTCTTGTTATCAAAGGCATTGCAATCAAACCAAAGGAATAG
- the LOC131602522 gene encoding lecithin-cholesterol acyltransferase-like 4, whose amino-acid sequence MTMLLEDVIRSIELWLRLLKKPQSQTYVNPDLDPVLLVPGVGGSILNAVNTDGSQERVWVRFLSAEYKLKTKLWSRYDPATGKTVTMDPKSTIVVPEDRHGLHAIDVLDPDLVIGSEAVYYFHDMIVQMQKWGYQEGKSLFGFGYDFRQSNRLQETMDRLATKLELIYNASGGKKINLISHSMGGLLVKCFLSLHSDIFEKYVKNWIAIAAPFQGAPGCTNSTFLNGMSFVEGWEQNFFISKWSMHQLLIECPSIYELMACPNFDWQHIPVLELWRERLHSDGKSHVILESYPPCDTVEVLKQALLNNKLNYDGEELDLPFNSEILEWANKTREILSSAKLPPGIKFYNIYGTNLRTPHSICYGNANKPVSDLHELRYLQPRLVCVDGDGTVPVESAKADGFDAEERVGIPGEHRGILCEPHLFRILKHWLRAGDPDPFYNPVNDYVILPTAFEIERHTEKGLVVTSLKEEWEVISNDQDGQSITGDEISLSSISVSQEGAIKSHSEAHATVFVHPGNDGKQHIELNALAVSIDAS is encoded by the exons ATGACGATGTTGTTGGAGGACGTCATTCGATCCATCGAGCTATGGCTGCGTCTCTTGAAGAAGCCCCAATCCCAAACCTACGTCAACCCTGATCTCGATCCTGTGTTATTGGTACCCGGCGTTGGTGGATCAATCCTTAATGCTGTTAATACCGACGGTAGCCAGGAAAGGGTTTGGGTTCGGTTTTTATCCGCTGAGTATAAGCTGAAAACTAAGCTTTGGTCACGTTATGATCCTGCTACTGGTAAAACTGTAACGATGGATCCAAAATCGACTATTGTGGTTCCTGAAGATAGGCATGGACTCCACGCTATTGATGTTTTGGATCCGGATTTG gtgattggaagtgagGCTGTATATTATTTCCATGACATGATAGTTCAAATGCAGAAATGGGGGTATCAAGAGGGGAAGTCACTTTTTGGCTTTGGATATGATTTTCGACAAAGCAATAG GTTGCAGGAAACAATGGATCGGCTTGCTACGAAGTTAGAATTAATTTATAATGCTTCCGGAGGGAAAAAGATAAATCTCATAAGTCATTCTATGGGTGGTCTTTTGGTGAAATGTTTCTTGTCCCTGCATAGTGAT ATTTTTGAGAAATATGTTAAGAATTGGATTGCAATTGCTGCACCATTCCAGG GTGCACCTGGATGTACCAATTCTACCTTTTTAAATGGAATGTCATTTGTGGAAGGATGGGAGCAAAACTTTTTTATTTCCAAATGGAGCATGCACCAGTTG CTGATTGAATGTCCATCGATATATGAACTGATGGCCTGTCCTAATTTTGATTGGCAACACATTCCTGTTCTGGAATTGTGGCgtgagagacttcattcagatggGAAATCTCATGTTATTCTTGAGTCATATCCGCCATGTGATACTGTCGAGGTTTTGAAGCAAGCTCTTTTAAACAACAAA CTTAATTATGATGGTGAGGAATTGGATCTGCCCTTCAACTCAGAGATTTTGGAATGGGCAAACAAAACACGGGAGATTCTATCTTCTGCCAAACTTCCGCCGGGCATTAAATTTTACAATATTTATGGGACCAATCTTCGGACGCCTCATAGCATTTG CTATGGAAATGCAAACAAGCCTGTTTCAGATCTGCACGAGTTACGTTATTTACAG CCCAGATTGGTGTGTGTTGATGGTGATGGAACAGTTCCAGTAGAGTCAGCTAAG GCTGATGGCTTCGATGCGGAGGAAAGGGTTGGAATCCCAGGGGAGCATCGAGGAATCCTTTGTGAGCCTCATCTATTCAGGATTCTCAAGCACTGGCTGAGGGCAGGAGATCCTGATCCCTTTTACAATCCTGTCAATGATTATGTGATTCTACCCACTGCTTTTGAAATAGAGAGGCATACCGAAAAGGGTCTAGTAGTAACATCCCTTAAAGAGGAATGGGAAGTTATTTCCAATGACCAAGATGGTCAAAGTATTACTGgtgatgaaatttccttgagctCAATATCAGTTTCGCAAGAAGGAGCCATTAAATCGCATTCTGAGGCTCATGCTACTGTCTTTGTTCATCCTGGTAATGATGGTAAACAGCACATTGAACTGAATGCACTAGCTGTTTCAATCGATGCCTCATGA
- the LOC131607381 gene encoding cytochrome c6, chloroplastic-like: MKHGCLISGCTGYNNLIPVKDNLKKEENQLKLIPTKTKQVKFFKTLAPPLAAAFLLFSPICVPPVSSAQTIDILRGASLFQQTCIGCHDAGGNIIQPGSTLFTKDLQRNGVDTEEEIHRVTYYGKGRMPGFGKECKPRGQCTFGARLEDEDIKILAEFVKLQADKGWPSIEIEEK, from the exons ATGAAGCATGGTTGCTTAATTTCCGGTTGTACTGGTTACAATAATCTCATCCCCGTTAAG GATAACTTGAAAAAGGAAGAGAACCAGTTGAAGCTCATTCCTACAAAGACAAAACAAGTCAAGTTTTTCAAAACCCTGGCTCCTCCTCTTGCGGCTGCATTCCTGCTTTTTTCTCCTATTTGCGTCCCTCCAG TTTCAAGTGCCCAAACCATAGATATCCTAAGAGGAGCCTCCTTGTTCCAACAAACGTGTATTGGATGTCACGATGCAGGTGGAAACATTATACAACCA GGATCAACTCTATTCACAAAGGATTTACAAAG AAATGGAGTTGATACAGAAGAAGAAATCCACCGCGTCACATACTATGGCAAAGGAAGAATGCCG GGATTTGGTAAAGAGTGCAAGCCTCGAGGGCAGTGTACATTTGGAGCTCGTTTGGAAGATGAAGATATCAAGATATTGGCTGAGTTTGTCAAGTTACAAGCTGATAAAGGGTGGCCAAGTatagaaattgaagaaaaatga